The following proteins are encoded in a genomic region of Burkholderia gladioli:
- a CDS encoding Lrp/AsnC family transcriptional regulator yields the protein MNELDKTDRAILAAVQRDGRIPIARLADSVGLSETPCARRLKRLETEGYVERYRGQLSRKRLGYGVVAFVLLRIAVHDRSLADRFEREVMAMPRILSCHNVSGSADYLLQVIGRDLDDYGSFVRDALRVLPGVTSVESVLSLREVKADEGLPIG from the coding sequence ATGAACGAGCTCGACAAAACCGATCGCGCCATCCTCGCCGCGGTGCAACGCGACGGCCGCATCCCGATCGCCCGCCTCGCCGATTCGGTCGGCCTCAGCGAGACGCCCTGCGCGCGCCGCCTGAAGCGGCTCGAAACCGAAGGCTACGTGGAGCGCTATCGCGGCCAGCTATCGCGCAAGCGGCTCGGCTACGGCGTGGTGGCCTTCGTGCTGCTGCGCATCGCCGTGCACGACCGCAGCCTCGCCGACCGCTTCGAGCGCGAGGTGATGGCGATGCCGCGCATCCTCTCCTGCCACAACGTGTCGGGCTCGGCCGACTACCTGCTGCAGGTGATCGGGCGCGACCTCGACGACTACGGCAGCTTCGTGCGCGACGCGCTGCGCGTGCTGCCGGGCGTCACTTCGGTGGAATCGGTGCTGTCGCTGCGCGAGGTCAAGGCCGACGAGGGCCTGCCGATCGGCTGA
- a CDS encoding PAAR domain-containing protein — translation MAGVIRVGDPTSSHGQVKQGSPTCLFMGKAVARKGDPVSCPEHGDTRIAGASSRALDHGLEIAQDGDRCECGCTLISTLPSGGPR, via the coding sequence ATGGCAGGCGTGATTCGTGTGGGCGATCCCACCAGTTCCCATGGTCAGGTGAAGCAGGGATCGCCGACCTGCTTATTCATGGGCAAGGCGGTCGCCAGGAAAGGCGACCCGGTGTCCTGTCCCGAGCATGGCGATACGCGCATCGCCGGGGCGAGTTCGCGCGCGCTGGACCATGGCCTCGAGATCGCTCAGGACGGCGACCGCTGCGAATGCGGCTGCACGCTGATCTCCACGCTACCGAGCGGCGGCCCGCGATGA
- a CDS encoding 2OG-Fe(II) oxygenase produces the protein MTACPERRRAVSLPSPLDWADPVLAGALAPASLDWAAIRDALNAHGVAVVKGLLDRRACDALIAAYDDEARYRSRVVMARHGFGRGEYRYFAYPLPDGLARLRREMYAPLAPIANDWHRALGIESRFPAEHEAFLARCHAAGQSRPTPLILRYGDGDYNCLHQDLYGEHVFPLQVAVLLSQPGEDFTGGEFVLTEQRPRMQSRVEVVPLARGDAAIFAVHGRPQQGVRGVYRVNLRHGVSRLRSGHRHTLGLIFHDAE, from the coding sequence ATGACTGCCTGCCCCGAGCGACGCCGCGCGGTGTCGCTTCCCTCCCCGCTCGATTGGGCCGATCCGGTGCTGGCCGGCGCACTCGCGCCGGCCTCGCTCGATTGGGCCGCGATTCGCGACGCGCTGAACGCGCATGGCGTGGCGGTCGTGAAAGGCCTGCTGGATCGACGCGCCTGCGATGCGCTGATCGCCGCTTATGACGACGAGGCGCGTTATCGAAGCCGGGTGGTGATGGCTCGTCATGGCTTCGGTCGCGGCGAGTATCGCTACTTCGCCTATCCGCTGCCGGATGGGCTGGCTCGCTTGCGTCGCGAGATGTATGCGCCGCTCGCGCCGATCGCCAACGACTGGCATCGCGCGCTCGGCATCGAGTCGCGCTTCCCGGCCGAGCACGAGGCCTTTCTCGCGCGCTGTCATGCGGCCGGTCAGTCGAGGCCCACGCCGTTGATCCTGCGCTACGGGGATGGCGACTACAACTGCCTGCACCAGGACCTGTATGGCGAGCACGTGTTTCCGCTGCAGGTCGCCGTCCTGCTGTCCCAGCCGGGCGAGGATTTCACCGGCGGCGAATTCGTGCTGACCGAGCAGCGGCCGCGCATGCAGTCACGCGTGGAGGTGGTGCCGCTCGCGCGCGGCGATGCGGCGATCTTCGCCGTGCATGGACGGCCGCAGCAAGGCGTGCGCGGCGTCTATCGTGTGAATCTGCGGCATGGCGTGAGCCGGCTGCGCAGCGGACATCGGCATACGCTGGGCCTGATCTTCCACGACGCCGAGTGA
- a CDS encoding MFS transporter — MHTQTPVRQPRRAALASFVGTTIEWYDFYSYATAAAIVFGPLFFPGESRLVSLLASFGSFAVGFFARPLGGLLFGYLGDRYGRKRSLLATLLLMAVATVAIGLLPTYAQAGALAPVLLVLMRVLQGIAVGGEWGGAVLLAGEHAPEGKRTFFASFAQLGSASGLILSMVAFGAISTLSKEDLMSWGWRLPFLASAVLLVVGFAIRASVSESPEFVEVKASGEMAANPVREALRQWPLLLLAIGANVYGIAGVYFSNIFMISYATQFLSLDRSMVLHCMTIVAGLQFVVQLGAAWVAQRFGTNRVLLATAAWAAVVPFIMLPLVHAGTPLSITLGIGLATLAESGYYAVVAGFVSGMFAARIRYTAISISYQVCGALAGGLTPLVATVIAQNSAPQWWPLALQYTAAALLSGFCVLKIVRRGDAGRLDRGLHEHAGKGELRAATAAAR; from the coding sequence ATGCACACGCAAACGCCGGTCAGGCAACCTCGGCGGGCGGCACTCGCGTCGTTCGTCGGCACCACCATCGAGTGGTACGACTTCTACAGCTACGCCACGGCGGCCGCCATCGTGTTCGGCCCGCTGTTCTTTCCCGGCGAAAGCCGTCTCGTCAGCCTGCTCGCCTCGTTCGGCTCGTTCGCGGTGGGCTTCTTCGCGCGCCCGCTCGGCGGCCTGCTGTTCGGCTATCTCGGCGATCGCTACGGCCGCAAGCGCTCGTTGCTGGCCACCCTGCTGCTGATGGCCGTCGCCACGGTGGCGATCGGCCTGCTGCCGACCTACGCGCAGGCCGGCGCGCTGGCGCCGGTGCTGCTGGTGCTGATGCGCGTGCTGCAGGGCATCGCGGTTGGCGGCGAATGGGGCGGCGCGGTGCTGCTGGCCGGCGAGCACGCGCCGGAAGGCAAGCGCACCTTCTTCGCCTCGTTCGCGCAACTGGGCAGCGCCAGCGGCCTGATCCTGTCGATGGTGGCCTTCGGCGCGATCAGCACCTTGTCGAAGGAAGACCTGATGAGCTGGGGCTGGCGCCTGCCCTTCCTGGCCAGCGCGGTGCTGCTGGTGGTGGGCTTCGCGATTCGCGCGAGCGTGTCGGAGTCGCCCGAGTTCGTCGAGGTCAAGGCGAGCGGCGAGATGGCGGCCAACCCGGTGCGCGAGGCGCTGCGCCAGTGGCCGCTGCTGTTGCTCGCGATCGGCGCGAACGTCTACGGCATCGCCGGCGTCTATTTCAGCAACATCTTCATGATCAGCTACGCGACCCAGTTCCTGTCGCTGGATCGCTCGATGGTGCTGCATTGCATGACCATCGTGGCGGGCCTGCAGTTCGTGGTGCAGCTCGGCGCGGCCTGGGTGGCGCAGCGCTTCGGTACCAATCGCGTACTGCTGGCCACGGCCGCCTGGGCCGCCGTGGTGCCCTTCATCATGCTGCCGCTGGTGCATGCCGGCACGCCGCTGAGCATCACGCTCGGCATCGGCCTCGCGACGCTGGCCGAATCGGGTTATTACGCGGTGGTGGCGGGCTTCGTCAGCGGCATGTTCGCGGCGCGGATCCGCTACACGGCGATCTCGATCTCGTACCAGGTCTGCGGCGCGCTGGCCGGCGGCCTGACGCCGCTGGTCGCTACCGTGATCGCGCAGAACAGCGCCCCGCAATGGTGGCCGCTCGCGCTGCAGTACACGGCGGCGGCGCTGTTGTCGGGCTTCTGCGTGCTGAAGATCGTGCGGCGCGGCGATGCCGGGCGGCTCGATCGTGGCCTGCACGAGCACGCCGGCAAGGGCGAGCTGCGCGCGGCGACCGCGGCGGCGAGGTAA
- a CDS encoding inorganic phosphate transporter, whose amino-acid sequence MNQPASSSVDLGRSRHLGLVIFFVVLVAGGAYVLSHLLADLAPVGEHSIFPYLLLGTALLIALGFEFVNGFHDTANAVATVIYTHSLTPNVAVVWSGLWNFAGVLLSSGAVAFGILQLLPVELILQVGSGAGFAMVFALLIAAIVWNLATWYFGLPSSSSHTLIGSIIGVGLMNQLMHGASGTSGVDWSQALGVGKSLLFSPIVGFLFAGLLLLILKAVLKVPALYKEPPKDQAPPFWIRCLLILTCTGVSFAHGSNDGQKGMGLIMLILIGTVPTAYALNKAVTPAESQTFIAVAHQAAASFGKYTNGIAAPANSRQAVETYVQTRELKPETLPAVQQLSNSLAAAVGSTGSIASVPQGDVDNLRNTMYLVSEAIRLMEKAKQPAFSADDHAAIDNYRQQLDHATKFIPTWVKVAVALALGLGTMVGWKRIVVTVGEKIGKQHLTYGQGASAEAVAMITIGAADMYGLPVSTTHVLSSGVAGTMAANGSGLQWSTVRSLIMAWVLTLPASIALAGLLYWVFHSLF is encoded by the coding sequence ATGAATCAACCTGCGTCGTCCTCAGTCGACCTCGGCCGCTCGCGGCATCTCGGTCTGGTGATCTTCTTCGTCGTGCTCGTCGCCGGTGGCGCCTACGTGCTCAGCCACCTGCTCGCCGATCTCGCCCCGGTCGGCGAACACTCGATCTTCCCCTACCTGCTGCTCGGCACGGCGCTGCTGATCGCGCTCGGTTTCGAGTTCGTCAACGGCTTCCACGACACGGCCAACGCGGTCGCCACCGTGATCTACACGCATTCGCTGACCCCGAACGTCGCCGTGGTCTGGTCGGGGCTGTGGAATTTCGCCGGGGTGCTGCTCTCCAGCGGCGCGGTCGCGTTTGGCATCCTGCAACTGCTGCCGGTCGAGCTGATCCTGCAGGTCGGCAGCGGCGCCGGCTTCGCGATGGTGTTCGCGCTGCTGATCGCGGCCATCGTCTGGAACCTCGCCACCTGGTACTTCGGCCTGCCCTCCTCGAGCTCGCACACGCTGATCGGCTCGATTATCGGCGTGGGCCTGATGAACCAGCTGATGCACGGCGCCTCGGGCACCAGCGGCGTGGACTGGAGCCAGGCGCTCGGCGTCGGCAAGTCGCTGCTGTTCTCGCCGATCGTCGGCTTCCTGTTCGCCGGCCTGCTGCTGCTGATCCTCAAGGCCGTGCTGAAGGTGCCCGCGCTCTACAAGGAGCCGCCCAAGGACCAGGCGCCGCCGTTCTGGATCCGCTGCCTGCTGATCCTGACCTGCACCGGCGTGTCCTTCGCGCACGGCTCGAACGACGGCCAGAAGGGCATGGGCCTGATCATGCTGATCCTGATCGGCACCGTGCCGACCGCCTATGCGCTGAACAAGGCCGTCACGCCGGCCGAGTCGCAGACCTTCATCGCCGTCGCGCACCAGGCCGCGGCCTCCTTCGGCAAGTACACCAACGGCATCGCGGCGCCGGCCAACTCGCGCCAGGCGGTCGAGACCTATGTGCAGACGCGCGAGCTGAAGCCGGAAACGCTGCCGGCCGTGCAGCAACTGTCGAACTCGCTGGCGGCCGCGGTCGGCTCGACGGGCTCGATCGCGAGCGTGCCGCAAGGCGATGTCGACAACCTGCGCAACACCATGTACCTGGTGTCGGAAGCGATCCGCCTGATGGAGAAGGCCAAGCAGCCGGCCTTCTCCGCCGACGATCACGCCGCGATCGACAACTATCGCCAGCAGCTCGATCACGCCACCAAGTTCATCCCGACCTGGGTCAAGGTGGCCGTCGCGCTGGCGCTCGGCCTGGGCACCATGGTGGGCTGGAAGCGCATCGTGGTGACGGTCGGCGAGAAGATCGGCAAGCAGCACCTGACCTATGGCCAGGGCGCCTCGGCCGAGGCGGTCGCGATGATCACGATCGGCGCCGCCGACATGTACGGGCTGCCGGTGTCGACCACCCACGTGCTGTCCTCGGGCGTGGCGGGCACCATGGCGGCGAACGGCTCGGGCCTGCAATGGTCGACCGTGCGCAGCCTGATCATGGCCTGGGTGCTGACGCTGCCGGCCTCGATCGCGCTGGCCGGCCTGCTGTATTGGGTGTTCCACTCGCTGTTCTGA
- a CDS encoding DMT family transporter — protein sequence MQNSTQGWLNGFLGVLIFSGSLPATRIAVHGFDPLFLTVARAAIAGLLAIALLLAFRESRPARVDLLPLAIVAFGVVVGFPLLTALALQHITSAHAIVFVGLLPLATAIFGVLRGGERPRAAFWVFSSIGSAAVVAFALRDGIDASPLGDLLMVAAILVCGLGYAEGARLSRKLGGWQVISWALVLSLPLMLPIAIAMRPASFAAIEAPAWWGLAYVSLFSMLIGFVFWYRGLALGGIAGVGQLQLLQPFFGFLLAAWLLHEAVPASMLVVTAVVVACVAGARRFAGAPAARPAR from the coding sequence ATGCAGAACTCCACCCAAGGCTGGCTGAACGGTTTCCTCGGTGTCCTGATCTTCAGCGGCTCGCTGCCGGCCACGCGGATCGCCGTGCACGGCTTCGACCCGCTGTTCCTGACGGTGGCGCGCGCGGCGATCGCCGGCCTGCTGGCGATCGCCCTGCTGCTCGCCTTCCGTGAATCGCGGCCGGCGCGCGTCGACCTGCTGCCGCTGGCGATCGTCGCGTTCGGCGTGGTGGTCGGCTTTCCGCTGCTGACCGCGCTGGCGCTGCAGCACATCACCTCGGCGCACGCGATCGTGTTCGTCGGGCTGCTGCCGCTGGCGACCGCGATCTTCGGCGTGCTGCGCGGCGGCGAACGTCCGCGCGCGGCCTTCTGGGTGTTTTCGTCGATCGGCAGCGCGGCGGTGGTCGCGTTCGCGCTGCGCGACGGCATCGACGCCTCGCCGCTGGGCGACCTGCTGATGGTGGCGGCGATCCTGGTCTGCGGGCTCGGCTACGCGGAAGGCGCGCGCCTGTCGCGCAAGCTGGGCGGCTGGCAGGTGATCTCCTGGGCGCTGGTGCTGTCGCTGCCGCTGATGCTGCCGATCGCGATCGCGATGCGCCCGGCCTCGTTCGCCGCGATCGAAGCGCCGGCCTGGTGGGGGCTGGCCTATGTGTCCCTGTTCAGCATGCTGATCGGCTTCGTGTTCTGGTATCGCGGGCTGGCGCTCGGCGGCATCGCCGGCGTCGGCCAGTTGCAACTGCTGCAGCCCTTCTTCGGCTTCCTGCTGGCCGCCTGGCTCCTGCACGAGGCGGTGCCGGCCTCGATGCTGGTGGTGACGGCGGTGGTGGTGGCCTGCGTGGCCGGCGCGCGGCGCTTCGCGGGGGCGCCGGCGGCGCGGCCGGCGCGCTGA
- a CDS encoding DHA2 family efflux MFS transporter permease subunit produces the protein MTDSNVDRRPTTGFLPYLVAATFFMEYLDTTVIATALPQMARSFGVGPNALSLGMTAYMLALAVFIPISGWIADRFGSRTVFGSAIAVFTIASVLCGMSDGVGTFTAARLLQGIGGAMMVPVGRMIVVRSTDKAQLMRAIATITWPGIVAPVVGPPVGGFITTYASWRWIFLLNVPLGIAALACVLLLVRNERAEEARPLDWLGFILSGATLTCVLCGTEALGQQDAHFMEALGLIMAAVVFGALAWWHAQRTPHPLLDFSTLKVPTFSVTIFTGSITRIAINAVPYLQPLLFQVGFGMSPFQSGLLLLASATGNLGMKALTSWILDRFGFRRVALVDVTIAGFATIACGWLTASTPLVITLFVVFVYGLSRSMQFSTLATLAFADVPPKQTSAASTLSSAAQQMTIGMGIAFGAMSLRLASLMRGDETGTHYVMADFRWAFLAAGVLALLTLPGYARLAANAGDRLRASVSKS, from the coding sequence ATGACCGACTCCAACGTGGATCGTCGCCCGACGACAGGTTTCCTCCCGTATCTCGTGGCCGCCACGTTCTTCATGGAGTATCTCGACACGACCGTCATCGCCACCGCCTTGCCGCAGATGGCCAGGTCGTTCGGCGTCGGCCCGAATGCGCTCAGTCTCGGCATGACCGCCTACATGCTGGCGCTCGCCGTGTTCATTCCGATCAGCGGCTGGATCGCCGATCGTTTCGGCTCGCGCACCGTGTTCGGCTCCGCCATCGCCGTGTTCACCATTGCATCCGTGCTGTGCGGCATGTCCGACGGCGTCGGCACCTTCACGGCCGCGCGTCTGCTGCAGGGCATCGGAGGCGCGATGATGGTGCCGGTCGGCCGCATGATCGTGGTACGCAGCACCGACAAGGCCCAGCTGATGCGCGCCATCGCGACCATCACCTGGCCGGGCATCGTCGCTCCCGTGGTCGGGCCGCCCGTCGGCGGCTTCATCACCACCTACGCATCCTGGCGCTGGATCTTCCTGCTCAACGTGCCGCTCGGCATCGCCGCGCTCGCCTGCGTGCTGCTGCTGGTGAGGAACGAACGCGCCGAGGAGGCACGTCCGCTCGACTGGCTCGGCTTCATCCTGTCGGGCGCGACACTGACCTGCGTGCTGTGCGGCACCGAAGCGCTCGGCCAGCAGGATGCGCACTTCATGGAAGCGCTGGGCCTGATCATGGCCGCCGTCGTGTTCGGTGCGCTCGCCTGGTGGCACGCGCAGCGCACGCCGCATCCCTTGCTCGATTTCAGCACGCTGAAGGTGCCGACCTTTTCCGTGACCATCTTCACCGGCTCGATCACGCGGATCGCGATCAACGCGGTGCCCTACCTGCAGCCGCTGCTGTTCCAGGTCGGCTTCGGCATGTCGCCATTCCAGTCCGGCCTGCTGCTGCTGGCCAGCGCGACCGGCAATCTCGGCATGAAGGCGCTGACCTCGTGGATTCTCGACCGCTTCGGCTTCCGCCGCGTCGCGCTGGTCGACGTCACGATCGCCGGCTTCGCGACCATCGCCTGCGGCTGGCTCACGGCCTCCACGCCGCTGGTGATCACGCTGTTCGTGGTGTTCGTCTACGGCCTGTCGCGCTCGATGCAGTTCTCGACGCTGGCCACCCTGGCCTTCGCCGACGTCCCGCCGAAGCAGACCAGCGCCGCCAGCACGCTGTCGAGCGCCGCGCAGCAGATGACGATCGGCATGGGCATCGCTTTCGGCGCGATGTCGCTGCGCCTCGCCTCGCTGATGCGCGGCGACGAAACCGGCACGCACTACGTGATGGCCGATTTCCGCTGGGCCTTCCTGGCCGCCGGCGTGCTCGCGCTGCTGACGCTGCCCGGTTACGCGCGTCTCGCCGCCAACGCCGGCGATCGCCTGCGCGCGAGTGTGTCGAAGAGCTGA
- a CDS encoding LysE family translocator: MISLHLLALYVAALAAIYALPGPDMALLLQTGINRGMRPGFAAAAGLGIARAAHVTLSACGVAALLRTAPWLYDLVRYGGAAYLVYVAWQIFRSPPFAMNAAAAAGTARSGALRQAFVKGLLTNLLNPKALLFCSVLLPQFVRPEAGSVGLQVSLLGALLVATGIVFDSAYVSGASRIAAWMRAHPLAQTVQRYTFALALFAFAARLSMD; the protein is encoded by the coding sequence ATGATTTCGCTCCACCTGCTTGCCCTCTACGTCGCGGCGCTGGCCGCCATCTACGCCTTGCCCGGTCCCGACATGGCGCTGCTGCTGCAGACCGGCATCAATCGCGGGATGCGCCCCGGTTTCGCGGCCGCCGCCGGGCTCGGCATCGCGCGCGCCGCGCATGTGACGCTGTCGGCCTGCGGGGTGGCGGCCCTGCTGCGTACCGCGCCCTGGCTCTACGATCTGGTGCGTTATGGCGGCGCGGCCTACCTGGTCTATGTGGCCTGGCAGATCTTCCGCTCGCCGCCGTTCGCCATGAACGCGGCGGCGGCAGCCGGCACGGCGCGCAGCGGCGCGCTGCGACAGGCTTTCGTGAAAGGCTTGCTGACCAACCTGCTGAACCCCAAGGCGCTGCTGTTCTGCTCGGTGCTGCTGCCGCAGTTCGTGCGGCCCGAGGCGGGTTCGGTCGGCTTGCAGGTCAGCCTGCTCGGCGCGCTGCTGGTGGCTACCGGCATCGTCTTCGATTCGGCCTATGTGAGCGGCGCCTCGCGGATCGCGGCCTGGATGCGCGCGCATCCACTGGCGCAGACGGTGCAGCGCTATACCTTCGCGCTCGCGCTGTTCGCGTTCGCGGCGCGGCTGTCGATGGATTGA
- a CDS encoding PLP-dependent aminotransferase family protein, protein MATLRARIANRSLMPGARVPSVRSMAELLGVSKSTVVEAYDRLVAEGALSARRGAGFFVAGHAPPFALADVGPSLDRELDPLWLTRQSLEAGSDALKPGAGWLPAAWLPDEGVRRALRAVARDAQVDLADYGAPRGLPALRQQLALRLAQHGIEAAADQLLLTDGGTHALDLLCRFLLEPGDTVVLDDPCYFNFQALLRAHRVRLVSVPYTANGPDPEAFARVLTEHRPRLYVTNSAIHNPTGATLAPAVAHRVLMLAAEHDLLIVEDDIFADFEIEPAPRLAAFDGLSRVIAIGSFSKTLSAAVRCGYIATRRDWIDPLIDLKLATTFGNGGLSSAVVHRLLVDGTYRRHLDGLRARLGDARSETLRQLTAAGLEVPIRPRAGMFLWAELPEGLDAAVVARHALDEGVVLAPGNVFSVSRNATRYLRFNASQSNRPAIHAALRRAMARAAG, encoded by the coding sequence ATGGCCACGCTGCGGGCGCGGATCGCCAATCGCAGCCTGATGCCGGGCGCGCGCGTGCCTTCGGTGCGCTCGATGGCGGAGCTGCTCGGCGTATCGAAATCGACCGTGGTCGAGGCCTATGACCGACTGGTGGCCGAGGGCGCGCTATCGGCCCGGCGCGGCGCCGGTTTCTTCGTGGCCGGCCACGCGCCGCCGTTCGCGCTGGCCGACGTGGGCCCGAGCCTGGACCGCGAGCTCGACCCGCTGTGGCTGACGCGGCAATCGCTGGAAGCCGGCAGCGACGCGCTGAAGCCCGGAGCGGGCTGGCTGCCGGCCGCCTGGCTGCCCGACGAGGGCGTGCGCCGCGCGCTGCGGGCCGTGGCGCGCGACGCGCAGGTCGACCTGGCCGACTACGGCGCGCCGCGCGGGCTGCCGGCGCTGCGCCAGCAACTCGCGCTACGGCTGGCGCAGCACGGCATCGAGGCGGCGGCCGACCAGTTGCTGCTGACCGACGGCGGCACCCACGCGCTCGACCTGCTGTGCCGCTTCCTGCTCGAACCGGGCGACACCGTGGTGCTCGACGATCCCTGCTACTTCAATTTCCAGGCGCTGCTGCGTGCCCATCGCGTGCGGCTGGTCAGCGTGCCCTACACCGCCAACGGGCCCGATCCGGAAGCCTTCGCGCGGGTGCTGACCGAGCATCGCCCGCGCCTCTACGTGACCAACTCGGCGATCCACAACCCGACCGGCGCGACGCTGGCGCCGGCCGTCGCGCATCGCGTGCTGATGCTGGCGGCCGAGCACGACCTGCTGATCGTCGAGGACGACATCTTCGCCGACTTCGAGATCGAGCCCGCGCCGCGGCTGGCGGCCTTCGACGGCCTGTCGCGCGTGATCGCGATCGGCAGCTTCTCGAAGACGTTGTCGGCGGCGGTGCGCTGCGGCTACATCGCCACGCGGCGCGACTGGATCGATCCGCTGATCGATCTCAAGCTCGCCACCACCTTCGGCAACGGCGGCCTCAGTTCGGCGGTGGTGCATCGCCTGCTGGTGGACGGCACCTACCGGCGCCATCTCGACGGCCTGCGCGCGCGGCTCGGCGACGCGCGCAGCGAAACCTTGCGGCAACTGACGGCGGCCGGCCTCGAGGTGCCGATCCGGCCGCGCGCGGGAATGTTCCTGTGGGCCGAGCTGCCCGAAGGGCTGGACGCGGCCGTGGTGGCGCGCCATGCGCTCGACGAGGGCGTGGTGCTGGCGCCGGGCAATGTCTTCAGCGTCTCGCGCAACGCGACGCGATACCTGCGTTTCAACGCCTCGCAGAGCAACCGGCCGGCCATCCATGCCGCGCTGCGTCGCGCGATGGCGCGCGCGGCGGGGTAA
- the speB gene encoding agmatinase codes for MNDSRYFQPLGGNEMPRSGGIATMMRLPHVQDAAGLDVCFVGVPFDLGTSNRTGARFGPRQIRSESVLLRPYNMATRAAPFDSLRIADVGDVAINPYNLHDSIARIEAAYDAILAHDCKPITLGGDHTIALPILRAIHRKHGKVALIHVDAHADVNDTMMGEKIAHGTPFRRAVEEGLLATDRVVQIGLRGTGYAAEDFDWCRQQGFRVVQAEACWNQSLAPLMREVREQIGDTPVYISFDIDGIDPAYAPGTGTPEIAGLTVPQALEIVRGTYGLNIVGADLVEVAPPYDPFGTTALLGANIAYELLCAFPGVKYRD; via the coding sequence ATGAACGATTCCCGCTACTTCCAGCCGCTCGGCGGCAACGAAATGCCGCGCAGCGGCGGCATCGCCACCATGATGCGCCTGCCGCACGTGCAGGACGCGGCCGGCCTCGACGTCTGCTTCGTCGGCGTGCCCTTCGACCTGGGCACCTCGAACCGCACCGGCGCGCGCTTCGGCCCGCGCCAGATCCGCTCGGAATCGGTGCTGCTGCGCCCCTACAACATGGCCACGCGCGCGGCGCCCTTCGATTCGCTGCGCATCGCCGACGTCGGCGACGTGGCGATCAACCCCTACAACCTGCACGACTCGATCGCCCGCATCGAGGCGGCCTACGACGCGATCCTCGCGCACGACTGCAAGCCGATCACGCTCGGCGGCGACCACACCATCGCGCTGCCGATCCTGCGCGCGATCCACCGCAAGCACGGCAAGGTCGCATTGATCCACGTCGATGCGCACGCCGACGTCAACGACACCATGATGGGCGAGAAGATCGCGCACGGCACGCCGTTCCGCCGCGCCGTCGAGGAAGGCCTGCTGGCCACCGACCGGGTGGTGCAGATCGGCCTGCGCGGCACCGGCTACGCCGCCGAGGATTTCGACTGGTGCCGCCAGCAGGGCTTCCGGGTGGTGCAGGCCGAGGCCTGCTGGAACCAGTCGCTGGCGCCGCTGATGCGCGAGGTGCGCGAGCAGATCGGCGACACGCCGGTCTACATCAGCTTCGACATCGACGGCATCGACCCGGCCTACGCGCCCGGCACCGGCACGCCCGAGATCGCCGGCCTGACCGTGCCACAGGCGCTCGAGATCGTTCGGGGTACCTACGGCCTGAACATCGTCGGCGCCGACCTGGTGGAGGTGGCCCCGCCCTACGATCCGTTCGGCACCACCGCGCTGCTCGGCGCGAACATCGCCTACGAACTGCTCTGCGCGTTCCCCGGCGTCAAGTATCGCGACTGA
- a CDS encoding LysR family transcriptional regulator — protein sequence MLGNLSTLDLRLIRVFLAVADAGGVTAAQAVLNVGQSTISAQLSSLETRLGYRLCERGRSGFRLTPKGERFQAMSRKLLVALDEFGGAARHMDKQLVGTLNIGLIGHTPISQNARIAEAIAAFRTRDEAVKFSISVRPPGDLEEKLLGDEIQIAVGYFWHRVPVLDYTPLFVERQVAYCGRGHALFEQAGALAAADVAGHEWAWRTYPLPEAQLSTSPDRVTGTADNMEAVALLILSGHHLGYLPEHFAAPYVAQGLLAPLNPELLNYDVTFHMVVARRAKKDPIVAAFLEDLASAHLRVPVAR from the coding sequence GTGCTGGGGAATCTGTCGACGCTGGATCTGCGCCTGATCCGGGTGTTTCTCGCGGTGGCCGACGCGGGCGGCGTGACCGCCGCGCAGGCGGTGCTCAACGTCGGCCAGTCGACCATCAGCGCCCAGTTGTCGTCGCTCGAGACGCGCCTGGGCTACCGGCTCTGCGAGCGCGGCCGCAGCGGCTTCCGGCTCACGCCCAAGGGCGAGCGCTTCCAGGCCATGAGCCGCAAGCTGCTGGTGGCGCTCGACGAGTTCGGCGGCGCCGCGCGCCACATGGACAAGCAACTGGTGGGCACGCTCAACATCGGCTTGATCGGCCACACGCCGATCAGCCAGAACGCGCGGATCGCCGAGGCGATCGCCGCGTTTCGCACCCGCGACGAGGCCGTGAAGTTCTCGATCTCGGTGCGCCCGCCGGGTGACCTGGAGGAAAAGCTGCTCGGCGACGAGATCCAGATCGCGGTCGGCTATTTCTGGCACCGCGTGCCGGTGCTCGACTACACGCCGCTGTTCGTCGAGCGGCAGGTGGCCTATTGCGGGCGCGGGCATGCGCTGTTCGAGCAGGCGGGCGCCCTGGCCGCCGCCGACGTGGCCGGCCACGAATGGGCCTGGCGGACCTACCCGCTGCCCGAGGCGCAGCTCTCGACCTCGCCCGACCGCGTGACCGGCACTGCCGACAACATGGAGGCGGTGGCGCTGCTGATCCTCTCGGGGCACCACCTCGGCTACCTGCCCGAGCATTTCGCGGCGCCCTATGTCGCCCAGGGGCTGCTGGCGCCGCTCAATCCCGAGTTGCTCAACTACGACGTGACCTTCCACATGGTGGTGGCGCGCCGGGCGAAAAAGGACCCGATCGTGGCCGCCTTCCTCGAGGACCTGGCCAGCGCCCACCTGCGCGTGCCGGTTGCGCGCTGA